From Candidatus Edwardsbacteria bacterium RifOxyA12_full_54_48, a single genomic window includes:
- a CDS encoding zinc-binding protein produces the protein MSFTDKTLSCKECGKPFTFTAGEQEFYQQKGFQNEPQRCPDCRSAKKSERRGPRQMFKVTCADCGQDTEVPFKPTGDRPVYCSDCFAKNRA, from the coding sequence ATGAGTTTCACGGACAAGACCCTATCCTGCAAAGAGTGCGGGAAACCATTCACTTTCACTGCCGGCGAGCAGGAATTCTATCAACAGAAGGGCTTCCAGAATGAGCCCCAGCGCTGCCCCGACTGCCGCTCAGCCAAAAAGAGCGAAAGACGCGGACCCCGCCAGATGTTCAAAGTGACCTGCGCCGACTGCGGCCAGGACACCGAAGTTCCCTTCAAGCCCACAGGCGATCGTCCCGTCTATTGTTCGGACTGCTTTGCCAAGAACCGCGCCTAA
- a CDS encoding serine protease has product MKKVLLFTSIILSGLVSLSTASQVMIIRVEDAISPASARFMVQSIEKARDQKAECLIIEMDTPGGLDQSMRQVIKAIMASKVPVVVFVAPQGSRAASAGAFITMASHVAAMSPGSSIGAAHPVSVGTGQMDSTMSGKVTNDAAAYIRSIAEKRGRNIAWADSAVRSSVSLSETEALKRKVIDLIADDTEALLVFLEGRQVVMGQDTVVLHTKGAEKVQVEMNWRDRILSIISNPNIAYILFMAGLLGLYFEFSNPGAIFPGVVGAISLILAFFSFQTLPVNYAGMLLIILAIVLFILDVKIASHGILSIGGIVAMFLGSVMLFQTPDPAMRVSLQVIIPVVLVTAAFFIIGVWLSIKTLRTRPVSGDKGLLGREGDARTVVNKDGGSVFVEGTHWNAWSDAEIPEGAKVRVVEVKGMRLKVIKSE; this is encoded by the coding sequence ATGAAAAAGGTTTTACTTTTCACGAGCATCATTTTATCGGGGCTGGTTTCACTATCAACGGCCTCCCAGGTGATGATCATCCGGGTGGAGGACGCCATCAGTCCGGCCTCGGCCCGCTTTATGGTCCAGTCAATAGAAAAGGCCCGGGATCAGAAGGCGGAATGCCTGATCATAGAGATGGACACACCCGGCGGGCTGGATCAGTCCATGCGCCAGGTGATCAAGGCCATCATGGCCTCCAAGGTTCCGGTGGTGGTGTTCGTGGCCCCGCAGGGATCGCGGGCGGCCTCGGCCGGGGCGTTCATCACGATGGCCTCACACGTGGCGGCCATGTCGCCGGGCAGCAGCATCGGGGCGGCCCATCCGGTATCCGTCGGCACCGGGCAGATGGACAGCACCATGTCCGGCAAGGTGACCAACGACGCCGCGGCCTACATCCGATCCATCGCCGAGAAGCGGGGGCGCAACATCGCCTGGGCCGATTCTGCGGTGCGTAGCAGCGTTTCCTTATCCGAGACCGAAGCGCTCAAGCGGAAAGTGATAGACCTGATCGCCGACGATACCGAAGCCCTGCTGGTTTTTCTGGAAGGCAGGCAGGTGGTGATGGGCCAGGATACGGTGGTGTTGCATACCAAGGGGGCGGAAAAGGTCCAGGTGGAGATGAACTGGCGGGACAGGATCCTGTCCATTATCTCCAATCCCAATATCGCCTACATTCTGTTCATGGCCGGACTGCTGGGGCTGTATTTTGAGTTCTCCAATCCTGGGGCCATCTTTCCCGGGGTGGTGGGAGCCATATCGCTGATTCTGGCCTTCTTCTCGTTCCAGACCCTGCCGGTCAATTATGCCGGGATGCTGCTGATAATTCTGGCCATTGTGTTGTTCATCTTAGATGTAAAGATAGCCTCGCACGGAATACTTAGCATAGGAGGTATAGTTGCCATGTTTTTAGGATCGGTGATGCTTTTTCAGACGCCGGACCCGGCCATGAGAGTCTCGTTGCAGGTGATCATTCCGGTGGTGCTGGTGACCGCGGCCTTCTTCATCATCGGGGTCTGGCTGTCCATAAAGACATTGAGGACCAGGCCGGTCTCCGGCGACAAGGGCCTGCTGGGACGGGAGGGCGACGCCCGGACGGTTGTCAACAAGGACGGCGGCAGCGTATTCGTGGAGGGCACCCATTGGAACGCCTGGTCGGATGCT
- a CDS encoding acyl-[acyl-carrier-protein]--UDP-N-acetylglucosamine O-acyltransferase, translating into MSIKIHPTAIIDPSAKLGNDVEIGPYSIIGPECVIGDNCQVGSSVAIHRWTELGEGCRVWHGASLGGDPQDLKFKGGRTTVKIGRNTVIREYATINLSTDEGDVTLVGDNCFLMAYCHIAHECTVGKNVILANSATLAGHVTVEDYAIIGGLTPVHQFSRVGCYCMIGGSSAVQKDVLPYTKAFGNPLGMYGLNSVGLARRGFSQEQRDLIEKAYRLIFRSNLNTTQALSRIKESLPMSPEIRHIVEFIESSARGITK; encoded by the coding sequence ATGTCCATCAAAATCCATCCCACTGCAATCATAGACCCGTCAGCCAAGTTAGGCAACGATGTGGAGATCGGTCCCTACAGCATCATCGGACCGGAGTGCGTCATCGGCGACAACTGCCAGGTCGGCTCCTCGGTGGCCATCCACCGCTGGACCGAGCTGGGAGAAGGCTGCCGGGTGTGGCACGGGGCCTCTTTGGGAGGCGACCCCCAGGACCTCAAGTTCAAGGGGGGCCGGACCACGGTCAAAATAGGCAGGAATACCGTGATCCGCGAATATGCCACCATCAATCTCTCCACCGACGAGGGGGATGTCACCCTGGTGGGCGACAACTGTTTCCTGATGGCCTACTGCCATATCGCCCACGAATGCACGGTGGGAAAAAATGTCATCCTGGCCAACTCCGCCACCCTGGCCGGCCATGTGACGGTGGAGGATTACGCCATTATCGGCGGACTGACCCCCGTGCACCAGTTCTCCCGGGTGGGATGCTACTGCATGATCGGGGGTTCCTCCGCCGTCCAGAAGGACGTGCTGCCCTACACCAAGGCCTTCGGCAATCCCTTGGGCATGTACGGGCTTAACTCGGTCGGCCTGGCCCGCCGCGGCTTCAGCCAGGAGCAACGGGACCTGATAGAGAAAGCCTACCGCCTTATCTTCCGCTCCAACCTGAACACCACCCAGGCCCTGAGCCGCATCAAAGAAAGCCTGCCGATGTCCCCGGAGATCAGGCACATCGTGGAGTTCATCGAAAGCTCGGCCCGGGGAATAACCAAATAG
- a CDS encoding ABC transporter: protein MNLWYWLTGLLPFDWLSFAFMKQALLAVILVSYLFGLLGSQVINQQMAFFSDAIGHAALTGIALGAIMGLADPTWAMVIFSGLLALAISWLRRFSLTSTDTVIGLFMAFAVALGIVILSRGGGFARYSGYLVGDILSITPAEIRNLLVLILAVTVLWVLYFNQLMLISLNPSLARSRGIKVWLIEAMFSLVVAVVVTVSIKWVGLLVINSMLILPAAAARNISGNTRQYVWWSIAISLASGISGLIASYYLSTATGATIVLISMGIFVITLGLKKLIR from the coding sequence ATGAACCTGTGGTACTGGTTGACCGGCCTGCTGCCATTCGACTGGCTGAGCTTCGCCTTCATGAAGCAGGCCCTGCTGGCGGTGATCCTGGTATCGTACCTGTTCGGCCTGCTGGGCTCCCAGGTCATCAACCAGCAGATGGCCTTCTTCTCCGACGCCATCGGCCATGCCGCCCTGACCGGCATCGCCCTGGGCGCCATCATGGGCCTGGCCGACCCCACCTGGGCCATGGTGATCTTCTCCGGCCTGCTGGCTTTGGCCATCTCCTGGCTGAGGCGCTTCAGCCTGACCTCGACCGATACCGTCATCGGACTGTTCATGGCCTTTGCCGTGGCCCTGGGGATAGTGATCCTGTCGCGGGGCGGCGGGTTCGCCAGGTACTCCGGCTACCTGGTGGGCGACATCCTAAGCATCACCCCGGCTGAGATAAGGAACCTGCTGGTATTGATACTGGCGGTGACGGTCCTCTGGGTCCTATATTTCAACCAGCTGATGCTGATCAGCCTGAACCCCTCGCTGGCCCGCAGCCGGGGCATAAAGGTATGGCTGATAGAGGCCATGTTCTCTCTGGTGGTGGCGGTGGTGGTCACCGTCTCCATCAAGTGGGTGGGCCTGCTGGTGATAAACTCTATGCTGATACTGCCGGCCGCCGCCGCCCGCAACATCTCGGGCAACACCCGGCAATATGTCTGGTGGTCCATCGCCATCAGCCTGGCCTCGGGGATATCGGGGTTGATCGCCTCCTATTACCTGTCCACCGCCACCGGGGCCACCATCGTGCTGATATCCATGGGGATCTTTGTGATCACCCTGGGGCTAAAAAAACTGATCCGCTAA
- a CDS encoding cytoplasmic protein: MKRPNKPIVVVSKCLTFAACRYNGLMVGSETVEALKKHLDFIPVCPEVEIGLGIPRQPIRVIDGKGETRLVQPSSGLDVTKKMLDFSREYLTNLKEVDGFLLKSRSPSCGIKDVKFYAGPGHPAPLGKAQGFFGKAVLDRFPEAAVEDEARLENFSIREHFFTKLFALADLRRTAASGEMKELVGFHSRNKYLLMAYSQAKLKVLGRIVANHDHESFSELVENYRAEFSAALSHAPKHTSHINALMHTLGYFSDKISSGEKQYFLESLQSYRNGKLPLSVPQSLIRSWIVRFNEEYLKEQTFFRPFPEDLVEITDSGKGRKY; the protein is encoded by the coding sequence ATGAAAAGACCCAACAAACCCATCGTCGTGGTCAGCAAGTGCCTGACCTTTGCCGCCTGCCGTTACAACGGCCTGATGGTGGGCTCCGAAACGGTCGAAGCCCTCAAGAAGCACCTGGACTTCATCCCGGTCTGCCCCGAGGTGGAGATCGGACTGGGCATTCCCCGCCAGCCCATTCGGGTGATCGATGGCAAGGGCGAAACCCGGCTGGTCCAGCCGTCCAGCGGCCTGGATGTCACCAAAAAGATGCTGGACTTCAGCCGAGAATATTTGACAAACCTGAAAGAGGTTGACGGCTTCCTGCTTAAGAGCCGCTCGCCCTCCTGCGGGATCAAGGACGTCAAATTCTACGCCGGGCCGGGACATCCGGCCCCGCTGGGCAAGGCCCAGGGCTTCTTCGGCAAGGCGGTGCTGGACAGATTTCCCGAAGCCGCCGTCGAAGACGAGGCCCGGCTGGAAAATTTTTCCATCCGGGAGCATTTCTTCACCAAGCTGTTCGCCCTGGCCGATCTTCGGCGGACTGCCGCCTCGGGCGAGATGAAGGAGCTGGTGGGTTTCCATTCCCGCAATAAATATCTGCTGATGGCATACAGCCAGGCCAAACTGAAGGTGCTGGGCCGCATAGTGGCCAATCATGACCACGAAAGCTTTTCGGAATTGGTGGAAAATTACCGGGCTGAATTCTCGGCCGCTTTATCGCACGCCCCCAAGCACACCTCGCACATCAACGCTTTGATGCACACCCTGGGTTATTTTTCGGACAAGATATCTTCGGGAGAAAAACAATATTTTTTGGAAAGCCTGCAAAGCTACCGCAACGGAAAGCTGCCATTGAGCGTGCCCCAGAGCCTGATCCGGTCGTGGATAGTACGATTCAACGAGGAATATCTCAAAGAGCAGACCTTTTTCCGGCCCTTCCCCGAGGACCTGGTGGAGATAACCGATTCCGGCAAGGGAAGAAAATATTAG
- a CDS encoding ABC transporter ATP-binding protein, whose amino-acid sequence MVVDNKITSNKSCGYCCTKLVKLGVAFGQNRILEDVNLHVHCGQFTAVIGPNGAGKTTLLKAILGEVPHTGHLHFIDSAGQRPDRPLVGYVPQKLEFDATAPVSVRDLFAGAAGRRPVWLGIGHSQSSRAKEALDTVQAGHLLDRKLGQLSGGELQRVLLAMAITPVPNLLLLDEPVSGVDLSGIELFYQMVSQLRRDYHLSIILVSHDLATVAQFADRIVFLNRTVIADGTPREVLSNRAVRQAFALPPEMALSFPEIGPEHTNGRGCISCNLEKSP is encoded by the coding sequence ATGGTCGTTGATAATAAAATTACCTCAAATAAATCCTGCGGATATTGCTGCACCAAGCTGGTGAAGCTGGGCGTGGCCTTCGGCCAGAACAGAATACTGGAGGATGTCAACCTGCACGTCCACTGCGGCCAGTTCACCGCCGTGATCGGCCCCAACGGGGCCGGCAAGACCACCCTGCTCAAGGCCATCCTGGGCGAGGTGCCGCACACCGGCCACCTGCATTTCATCGATTCTGCCGGACAGCGCCCCGACCGGCCGCTGGTGGGTTATGTTCCCCAGAAGCTGGAATTCGATGCCACCGCCCCGGTCAGCGTCAGGGACCTTTTTGCCGGGGCCGCCGGCCGCCGGCCGGTATGGCTGGGCATCGGGCACAGCCAGTCATCCCGGGCCAAAGAGGCTCTGGACACGGTCCAGGCCGGGCATCTGCTGGACCGCAAGCTGGGACAGCTCTCCGGCGGGGAACTGCAGCGGGTGCTGCTGGCCATGGCCATCACCCCGGTGCCCAACCTGCTGCTGCTGGACGAGCCGGTTTCGGGGGTGGACCTGTCCGGCATCGAGCTGTTCTACCAGATGGTCTCCCAACTGCGGCGGGACTATCACCTGTCCATCATCCTGGTATCCCACGACCTGGCCACAGTGGCCCAGTTCGCCGACCGGATAGTCTTTTTGAACCGGACCGTCATCGCCGACGGCACGCCCCGGGAGGTCCTTTCCAACCGGGCGGTCCGCCAGGCCTTTGCCCTGCCTCCGGAAATGGCCCTGAGCTTTCCCGAGATAGGCCCGGAGCATACGAACGGCCGGGGATGCATCAGCTGCAACCTGGAGAAAAGCCCATGA
- a CDS encoding metal-dependent hydrolase — MKTYFAFLLSFFLLPLTASHAQQIFETDTFTVGQKKLVIHFIGHGTIMMDYDGLIIHVDPVGRYADYTKLAKADIILVTHQHQDHLDKEAIARILSDKTRIILNRASYDILGFGKTMANGDTLIIEDIKITAVPAYNTTKGRDKFHPKGRDNGYVLDFGGKKIYIAGDTEDIPEMKHLKNIDIAFLPMNQPYTMTAKQLVKAIKMINPLIVYPYHYGDSDLSPLPKLLKGAKATKLRIRRMN, encoded by the coding sequence ATGAAAACTTATTTCGCTTTTCTTTTGTCGTTTTTCCTGCTGCCATTGACCGCCTCCCACGCCCAGCAGATATTTGAAACCGATACCTTCACCGTGGGCCAAAAGAAGCTGGTCATTCACTTCATCGGCCACGGCACTATAATGATGGACTACGACGGCCTGATCATCCATGTGGACCCGGTAGGCCGCTATGCCGATTATACCAAACTGGCCAAAGCCGACATCATCCTGGTCACCCACCAGCATCAGGATCATTTGGACAAGGAGGCCATCGCCAGGATCCTATCGGATAAAACGCGCATTATTTTAAACCGGGCTTCTTACGACATCTTGGGCTTCGGTAAAACTATGGCTAATGGCGACACCCTCATAATAGAAGACATTAAGATAACCGCCGTTCCAGCCTATAACACCACCAAGGGGCGGGACAAGTTTCACCCCAAGGGCAGGGATAACGGCTATGTTCTTGATTTTGGTGGGAAAAAGATCTATATAGCCGGCGATACCGAGGACATCCCTGAAATGAAACATCTGAAGAATATAGACATCGCCTTCCTGCCCATGAACCAGCCCTACACCATGACCGCCAAACAGCTGGTAAAGGCAATTAAGATGATAAATCCGCTGATCGTCTATCCCTACCACTACGGGGACAGCGATCTCTCGCCACTGCCCAAACTGCTGAAAGGCGCCAAGGCGACGAAGCTCCGCATCCGCCGGATGAACTGA
- a CDS encoding YggU family protein, which yields MLINLKIIPNAKQAKIVPENDGYKVYIPAPAVDGKANACLIKFLAEHFKVRKSAVSLVRGETSRHKVVEITGL from the coding sequence ATGCTCATCAACCTCAAAATAATCCCCAATGCCAAGCAGGCCAAGATCGTCCCCGAGAACGACGGCTACAAGGTGTATATTCCCGCCCCGGCGGTGGATGGCAAGGCCAACGCCTGCCTGATAAAATTTTTGGCCGAACATTTCAAGGTGCGCAAGAGCGCCGTTAGCCTGGTGCGCGGGGAGACCAGCCGCCACAAGGTGGTGGAGATAACGGGACTATGA
- a CDS encoding AMP nucleosidase, translated as MKTKLDIAKNWLPRYTGMELNEFGDYILLTNFDDYIQSFAERFNCEIKGLGRPMQAATNPAGLSIVNFGMGSPNIATVMDLLVARHPKGVLFLGKCGGLKKTTELGHFILPIGAIRGEGTSNDYLPHEVPALPSFKLHKFVSDKLKQRKLDYRTGVIYTTNRRVWEWDAEFKRYLRKLTAIGIDMETATLFIVGHANQIARGALLMVSDIPMVPHGIKTEKSDREVTKRFSKIHLEIGIESMTDIGQKGEKIKHFQY; from the coding sequence ATGAAAACAAAACTGGACATTGCCAAGAACTGGCTGCCCCGCTACACCGGTATGGAGCTGAACGAATTCGGCGACTATATCCTGCTCACCAATTTCGACGATTACATTCAGAGCTTCGCCGAGCGGTTCAACTGCGAGATTAAGGGGCTGGGGCGCCCCATGCAGGCCGCCACCAACCCGGCCGGGCTGTCGATAGTGAATTTCGGCATGGGCAGCCCCAACATCGCCACGGTGATGGACCTGCTGGTGGCCCGCCATCCCAAAGGGGTGCTGTTCCTGGGCAAGTGCGGCGGGCTTAAAAAGACCACCGAGCTGGGGCATTTCATCCTGCCCATCGGGGCCATCCGGGGCGAGGGGACCAGCAACGATTACCTGCCGCATGAGGTGCCGGCCCTGCCGTCTTTCAAACTGCACAAATTCGTCTCCGACAAGCTCAAACAGCGGAAGCTGGACTACCGCACCGGGGTGATCTACACCACCAACCGCCGGGTGTGGGAATGGGACGCCGAATTCAAGAGGTATTTGCGGAAGCTGACCGCCATCGGCATAGACATGGAGACCGCCACCCTGTTCATCGTGGGCCACGCCAACCAGATCGCCCGGGGCGCCCTGCTGATGGTGTCGGACATTCCCATGGTGCCCCACGGGATCAAGACCGAGAAGAGCGACCGGGAGGTGACCAAAAGATTCAGCAAGATACATCTGGAGATCGGAATCGAAAGCATGACCGACATCGGCCAGAAGGGCGAGAAGATCAAGCATTTCCAGTACTAG
- a CDS encoding ferrous iron transporter B encodes MKVDDFKVLLFGNPNVGKSVVFSRLTGLGTVSSNYAGTTVEFSKGAIWAEGKRMELIDVPGAYTLEATCSAEEVASDFCTRDQADLIINVVDATNLERNLYLTLQLLEKKIPLIVVLNKWDIARHKGININCQELAQRLGVRVIPVVAVTGEGLKQVMSAVAGAGRGEVRPSEFKPIDHQERWHIIGHISQEVQRITHKHPSLLEKLEDASVRPLSGVLIALGLMVLSFTVIRLLGEGLIKYLLDPFFINIYGPLVQKLVAFIPWPVIRQLLAGQTPEFMQSFGALTTGVYIPLAIVLPYIVSFYLVLGVLEDIGYLPRLAVLLDRTMHRLGLHGYAALPLVLSCGCKVPGVLALRVLESRREKILALTLLLMAAPCLPQSAMMVSLLSGFGIGYVLLAFGVLIAVAVINSLFLNRILKGQSPEIIMEIPSYQMPHAGTLLRKTWLRIKSFLLEATPLIVLGVLAVNILEMLGAIRLLGRLARPLVVNVLGLPREAVSVILFGFLRKDISIALLAPLNLSPKQAVIASVFLVLYLPCIATFFVAFREIGWRGIARVLALTLSWALVVGFLMNLIWV; translated from the coding sequence GTGAAGGTCGATGATTTCAAGGTCCTGCTGTTCGGCAACCCCAATGTGGGAAAGAGCGTGGTCTTCTCCCGGCTGACCGGCCTGGGGACAGTCTCATCCAATTACGCCGGGACCACGGTGGAGTTCTCCAAGGGGGCCATCTGGGCCGAGGGCAAAAGAATGGAGCTGATCGACGTGCCGGGGGCCTACACCCTGGAGGCCACCTGCAGCGCCGAGGAGGTGGCCAGCGATTTCTGCACCCGGGACCAGGCCGACCTGATAATCAATGTGGTGGACGCCACCAATCTGGAACGCAACCTGTATCTGACCCTCCAGCTGCTGGAGAAGAAGATCCCATTGATCGTGGTGCTCAACAAGTGGGATATCGCCCGCCACAAGGGCATCAACATCAACTGCCAGGAGCTGGCCCAACGTCTGGGGGTCAGGGTCATCCCGGTGGTGGCGGTGACCGGCGAAGGCTTGAAGCAGGTGATGTCGGCGGTGGCCGGAGCAGGACGGGGGGAGGTAAGACCTTCGGAATTCAAACCCATCGACCACCAGGAGCGCTGGCATATCATCGGGCACATCAGCCAGGAGGTGCAGCGGATAACCCACAAGCATCCCAGCCTGCTGGAGAAACTGGAGGACGCCAGCGTCCGGCCGCTCTCCGGGGTGCTGATCGCCCTGGGGCTGATGGTGCTCTCCTTTACGGTCATCAGATTGCTGGGAGAGGGGCTGATAAAATATCTGCTGGATCCCTTCTTTATAAACATTTACGGCCCGCTGGTGCAAAAGCTGGTGGCCTTTATTCCCTGGCCGGTGATCCGCCAGCTGCTGGCCGGACAGACCCCGGAGTTCATGCAATCCTTCGGGGCGCTGACCACCGGGGTCTACATCCCCCTGGCCATAGTTCTGCCCTACATCGTCTCCTTCTATCTGGTGCTGGGAGTGCTGGAGGACATCGGCTACCTGCCCCGCCTGGCGGTGCTGCTGGACCGGACCATGCACCGCCTGGGCCTGCACGGCTACGCCGCCCTGCCGCTGGTGCTAAGCTGCGGCTGCAAGGTGCCGGGGGTGCTGGCTTTAAGAGTGCTGGAATCGCGGCGGGAGAAGATCCTGGCCTTGACCCTGTTATTGATGGCCGCCCCCTGCCTGCCGCAGTCGGCCATGATGGTCTCCCTGCTGTCGGGCTTCGGGATCGGGTATGTGCTCCTGGCCTTCGGGGTGCTGATCGCAGTGGCGGTGATCAACAGCCTGTTCTTGAACCGCATTTTGAAGGGCCAATCCCCCGAGATCATCATGGAGATCCCCTCCTACCAGATGCCCCACGCCGGAACCCTTCTCCGGAAGACCTGGCTGAGGATCAAGAGCTTTTTGCTGGAGGCCACTCCGCTGATAGTGCTGGGGGTGCTGGCGGTGAATATTCTGGAGATGCTGGGGGCGATAAGATTGCTGGGCCGCCTGGCCAGACCCCTGGTGGTGAACGTTCTGGGTCTGCCCCGGGAGGCGGTCAGCGTCATCCTGTTCGGATTTTTGCGCAAGGACATCTCCATCGCCCTGCTGGCGCCTCTTAACCTTTCGCCCAAGCAGGCGGTGATCGCCTCGGTGTTCCTGGTGCTGTACCTGCCTTGCATAGCCACATTCTTCGTGGCTTTCAGGGAGATCGGTTGGAGGGGGATCGCCCGGGTGCTGGCATTGACCCTGAGCTGGGCCCTGGTGGTGGGGTTTTTGATGAATCTGATCTGGGTGTAA
- a CDS encoding DNA polymerase III subunit delta' → MLFENLIGQSVAKKILRQAWAEDRLAQSYLFYGPDGVGKELAAMELILALNCRSESDQPCRQCNSCHKTAAYIHPDFHYLFPRPHPSSDSDKRKLTEEIAEMLKDKEARPFQTFDFGSRPIAISIDDIRELQERLGFLPYEGKRKAVLITGVEAMTTEAANAFLKILEEPSPTTNFILTTDRPNALLPTILSRCQKVRFEPLPREAVIKSLIKDHGQDPMAAGLLAELAGNSLGRALQMTDQDLLSERDLAVKLLKAAVDGRQWEMVEAIDQIARDRGRPARILEMLSAVVADLVHLKVTGRILNADRQAELSDLGKKTGQQKLSEMVRAIEKARIALERNVNPRLCLLSACNTTQGEEDASTSD, encoded by the coding sequence ATGCTTTTTGAAAATCTCATCGGCCAGAGCGTGGCCAAGAAAATATTGCGGCAGGCCTGGGCCGAGGACCGGCTGGCCCAGAGCTATCTGTTCTACGGGCCGGACGGGGTGGGCAAGGAGCTGGCCGCCATGGAACTGATCCTGGCCCTCAACTGCCGGTCCGAGAGCGACCAGCCCTGCCGGCAGTGCAACTCCTGCCATAAGACCGCGGCCTATATCCACCCCGATTTCCATTACCTGTTCCCCCGGCCCCATCCCTCGTCGGACAGCGACAAGCGGAAACTGACCGAGGAGATCGCCGAGATGCTCAAGGATAAGGAGGCCCGCCCTTTCCAGACTTTCGATTTCGGCAGCCGGCCGATCGCCATCTCCATCGACGACATCCGCGAGCTGCAGGAGAGGCTGGGGTTTTTGCCCTACGAGGGGAAACGCAAAGCGGTGCTGATAACCGGGGTCGAGGCCATGACCACCGAGGCGGCCAACGCTTTTTTGAAGATCCTGGAGGAACCATCGCCCACCACCAATTTCATCCTGACCACCGACCGGCCCAATGCCCTGCTGCCAACCATTCTGTCGCGCTGCCAGAAGGTGCGGTTCGAACCCCTGCCCCGGGAGGCGGTGATCAAATCCCTGATAAAGGATCACGGACAGGACCCCATGGCCGCCGGCCTGCTGGCCGAGCTGGCCGGCAACAGCCTGGGAAGGGCCCTGCAGATGACCGATCAGGACCTGCTGTCCGAAAGAGACCTGGCCGTCAAGCTGCTGAAGGCGGCGGTGGACGGCCGGCAATGGGAGATGGTGGAGGCCATAGACCAGATAGCCCGGGACCGGGGGCGCCCGGCCAGGATCCTGGAGATGCTGTCGGCGGTGGTCGCCGACCTGGTGCATCTAAAAGTAACGGGAAGGATACTGAACGCCGACCGGCAGGCCGAGCTGTCGGACCTCGGAAAAAAAACAGGCCAGCAGAAGCTTTCGGAGATGGTCCGGGCCATTGAAAAGGCCAGGATCGCGCTGGAGCGGAACGTAAACCCCAGGCTGTGCCTGCTGTCAGCCTGCAATACAACGCAAGGAGAGGAAGATGCCAGCACCTCTGATTGA
- a CDS encoding S-adenosylmethionine decarboxylase: MEVKPIKKLKLYGFNNLTKTLSFNMYDICHAKGLKYSEDYIKYIDEEYNAARLTKILKEVASIIGAKVLNIAQQDYDPQGASVTMLISEQHMQLDHPDFPDAPAENIQSEAVAGHLDKSHITVHTYPESHPYNGISTFRADIDVSTCGVISPLKALNYLLDAFYSDIAVIDYRVRGFTRDLSGRKYFIDHKINSIQNYLYKEVNKDYQLIDTNVYHENIFHTKMLLRDFNIDDYIFGRSTSKLRARDKVNIKKKLLKEMSEIFFAENI; encoded by the coding sequence ATCGAGGTCAAGCCCATCAAAAAACTGAAGCTTTACGGGTTCAACAACCTGACCAAGACCCTCAGTTTCAACATGTACGATATCTGCCATGCCAAGGGGCTCAAATACAGCGAGGACTACATCAAGTACATCGACGAGGAATACAACGCCGCCCGGCTGACCAAGATCCTCAAGGAGGTGGCCTCCATCATCGGGGCCAAGGTGCTGAACATCGCCCAGCAGGACTACGATCCGCAGGGCGCCAGCGTCACCATGCTGATCTCGGAACAGCACATGCAGCTGGACCACCCCGATTTTCCCGATGCCCCGGCCGAGAATATCCAGTCGGAAGCGGTGGCGGGCCACTTGGACAAGAGCCACATCACCGTCCATACCTACCCTGAGAGCCACCCCTACAACGGCATCAGCACCTTCCGGGCCGACATCGACGTCTCCACCTGCGGGGTGATCTCGCCGCTGAAGGCGCTGAATTACCTGCTGGACGCATTTTATTCAGATATCGCCGTGATCGATTACCGGGTGCGGGGATTCACCAGGGACCTCAGCGGACGGAAATATTTCATAGACCACAAGATAAATTCCATCCAGAATTACCTCTACAAGGAGGTCAACAAGGACTACCAGCTGATAGACACAAATGTCTACCACGAGAACATCTTTCACACCAAGATGCTGTTGCGGGATTTCAACATAGACGATTACATCTTCGGCCGGAGCACCAGCAAGCTGAGGGCCCGTGATAAGGTGAACATCAAGAAGAAACTGCTGAAGGAGATGTCGGAGATATTCTTCGCCGAAAACATCTAG